The Thermoanaerobaculia bacterium nucleotide sequence TAGCGGGCCGACGACGGGAGGATTCCTTCGAGCCCGGCGATCTTCCGCACGGAGCCGTGGAAGGACGCGCGAAAGCGGGCGACGTCGAATTCCGGGAAGCGTTCGATCGTGAGGCCGCTCACCGCGACGTCGACGGAGGCGTACGCGGCGAAGAGGCGGCGAATCTCCGCGTCGAGGTCGTTCCGGCTCATGCCTCCGTTTCCCCGGAAGTCGGGGGCGAGCGCCGCGACGACGGGCGCCGCGTCGCGGCGGTTCGCCGCCTGCACGAGAGCGTCGACCGTTTCGGCCGACGGGTCGCCCCTTCCCCCGCAGGCCGCCGCCGCGAGGGCGAGGATCAGGCCGAGGCGCGCCGGGCGAACGGCCATTGTTTCCGGGCGAAGGCCCGTACGAGGAAGAATCCCAGCCCGGCCGCCATCACGGCGGCCCCTTCCGGCTTGAATCCCTTTTCCGGGGACACGACGATGTATCCCCACAGGATCAGCGCCACGGCCGCGGGAAGGGGATAGAGCCACATGCGGAAGGGGCGCGGCCGCCGTGGCTCGCGGACCCGGAGAATGATCGCGGCGAGGACCTGCATGAAGAACGGAATGATCGCGCGGATCGTCACGATGGACCGGATGACCGTCGGGAGCGGGAGAAGGCAGAAGATCGTCCCGGTCGCGCCCAGCCAGAGCACCGCGACCCAGGGGAAAGCTCCCGTCGGATGGAGGCGGCCGAACAGCGCGAAGAAGTTCCGGTCCCGACCCGCGGCCCACAGGATGCGGGAGTAGCCGAGGATCAGCGAGAACACCGAGGCGAGCCCCGTCCAGAGGATCAGCAGCGTGACCGCCCGGGCCGCCCGGACTCCGAGGAGGACGCCGAGATAGTCGGAGAAGACGTGCTCGGAAGCCATGGCCGTGCGCATCGGGAGCACCGAGACGAGGCAGGCGTTCATCAGGATGTAGAGGACGAAGATCGCCAGGATCGAGATCACGATGACCCGGGGGATCGTGCGCGTCGGATCGTGGATCTCGTCTCCGAGGTAGCAGATGTTGTAGTAACCCAGATAGTCGTAGACCGCGAACACGAGCGCCGTCAGCAGCCCCGCGTACCCGGCGGCGCCGTCGAGGCGAGGCGCGCGCCAGAACGCGAAAGCCGAGAGGCGCAGGTGCGGCAGCCCCGCCGCGATGATGACGCCCACCGTCGCGAGCACGCCGGCCCAGAGGAGGATCGAGAGCTTGCCGAGCGTTCCGATCCGGCGCAGGAGCAGGATCGTCAGGGCCGCGCACGCCAAGGCCGCGATCGCCGGAGTCGGCCAGGAGATCGACGGGAACAGATAGACGAGGTATTTCGCGAAGCCGATCGCGCCGGAAGCCATCGAGAGCGGCGCGGAGATCAGGATCTGGAAGAGGAAGAGGAACGAGAGCAGGCGTCCCCACCGGTGCGCGCCGTAAGCCTCCCGGAGGAAGACGTACGTCCCGCCCGAGGCGGGGAGCTCGGCGGCGAGCTCGGCGGTGACGAGCCCGTCGGAGATCGCGAGCAACGCGCCGAGGAGCCACGCCAGCATCGCGCGGCCCCCTCCCATCGCGGAAAGGATCAGCGGGATCGTGATGAAGGGACCGATCCCCACCATGTCGATCATGTTGAGAGCGACCCCCCGCCAGAGGCCGATCTCGCGGCGGAGCTCGGTCAACGCGCGGTCGCCGGCGTGATGAGGTTCACGAAGATGCGGATCGCGCCCGGAACCCCTTCCGGGAGCTCGCGGAACCACGACTCGGCGGTGAAGACGTACGTCCCCTTCCCGAGAGCGGTCGTGACCAGCCCGCCGCGCAGCGGCGGGTCCCCCGGGTCGTGCATCGAGAGGAGCGGCTTCCACTCGGGAGACCACTCTCCCAGGAAATAGAGGCCGCGCTCCTGGACCCACCCGTCGAAGTCGCGGAGCGTGATCCGGTTGGGCCGGTTCCAGATCGGATCGTCCGGCGAGAGGATCTCGACGGGAGAATCCTCGACCGTCACGCGTTGATTCTCGTCGGGGAACTTCGCCGGGTGCGGGAAGAAGTCCCCCGCGTTGAACGCGCGGGTGTTGCTGTTGTACTGGACGACGAGTCGGCCGCCGGCGCGGACCCACGCCAGGAGCCGCCCGTTGGCGCGGCGCAGGTCGTCGCGGACGTCGTAGGCGCGCGGGCCGGTGACGATCGTCGGGTATGCGGAAAGATTGCCTTTCTCGAGATCCTCGGGAGAAAGGAGATGGACGCGGATTCCGAGCTGCTGCAGGAATTCCGGAATCGAGTCCTCCGCTCCCCGGACGTACCCGATCGAGAGCCCGGCCGGCACCGCGAGATCGAGGACCTCGACGCGGGTCTCGGCAGGCTTGACGAAATAGAAGGGGCCGATGTCGGGATGCTCGATGAAATCGAGCGTCGCGCGCTCCCCGTCCGCGGCCGCCCGAACCCGGTAGATCCCCGGCCGCGCTCCGGCGGGAACGCCGAGGGAGAAGCGGACCGTGGCGGAGCGGACGTCCGGGGAAAGGGAGAACGGCTGGGCCGCGGGCGTCGGCCAGCCCGGAGGCGCCTCGAGCGAGACCGCGCCTTGCCGCGCTCCCGCGGCGTTGTTCGCGACCTCGATCTCGATCGGGACCGCTTCCTTCCCGACCCGGGAAAGCGGAACGACGGCGAGAGGCGGGTTCGTGCGGATGGAGAGCGCGGGCAAGACCGCGAGCCGGCGGGCGATTTCCCCGCGGAGGGGATCGATCGTGCGCGTCTCGACGTCGGTCTCGATCGTGTTCTGGATCCCGGCGCAGGAGTACCGGACCCGGGCGCGAAGCGGGAACGCCGGGAGCGGGTCTCCGATCTTCGCCGGGTCGTCGACCCGGTACACGGGGTCCTCGACCGAGTCGCGGTGCCAGAACGGCGCGGTGAATGAGGCGTCGGGAGCCACCGAGACGCGGAAGAGCGCCCTTGCCGTCGCCCCCGCGGGAGCATCCCCGGGCGCCGCCGCGACCGTTTCGACCCGCCAGCCCGGCGGCGAGGCGATCTCCGCTCCGAGGATCTTCAGACCCTCCGAGGAGCGATTGGAGAGCGACACGGAGATGGAATAGGTGCCGCCGGGAACCGCGACGCGCGCGGTCTCGACCGCGAACCGGAATCCGGGGAAGGGCGATCCGGGCTCCTTCTCCGGCTCGACGCGCGCGAGGATCGCGAGGGAAAGCGAAAGATTCAGCGCCGCGCGCAGCTGATCGCGCTTGATCTCCAGGAGGAAACGCGCCTCCCGTCCGGCGGGAGGCGCGATCGCCGCCGCGTCGAGCTTCGCCAGAAGGGCCTCGACTTCCGAGAGCGCGCGGCCGACCGGTTCCGCGCAGCGGTCGGGCCGCGCCGCGTCGAACGCGGCAGCGGCCGCGCCGATCGCCCGCGAGAGGGAAACGAGACCCGGCCGCAGGAAAGGCGCCTTCGCCTCTTCCGGCCCCAGGCGGTCGGCGATGGCCGTCAGGCTCGTGTCGATGCCGTCGAAGAATCCCTTCTCGGCCGGAGCCCGGCCGTCGTGGTAGGGGAGCTCCACCCGCCCGGCCGTGTCCAGGACGGCGGCCGCCGGAGTGCCGTCGATCCGGCGGTAGTACACCGGACGGGAACCGGGGTCCGGATGGACCTGGCCCACCCCCTGGGTCCGCTGATGGGAGAGCCCCTGCCACGCGAGCTGCGCGTACGAGGCGCCGAGGAGCGGATCGTAGGCGCCGACGTCTTCCGTCACCGTCCAGTCTTCGTTGGCGCGGATGATCCCCACGTAGAGTTTTTTCGGCTTCCAGGGCGCGAGCCCTTCGCGGATCTGCTCGGGAAACTTCGAAGGATCGCCGGCTTCCTCGAACGCGCGTCGCGCGAGGATCGAGGAGGCCTCGTGGTGGGCGTGGCCGTCCCGGCGCGTCCCGGAGAATCGCGCGACGAGGACGTCCGGACGGAACCGGCGGATCACGCGGACCAGGTCGGCGACGACGGGGCCGCCGTCCGCTTCGGCGAAACGCCACTTCGAGAGCGCTTCCGCGAGCGTCTTCGAGAACCCGTAGTCGACCGCCCGCGTGAAGAACTGCGAAACGCCGTAGTAGCGGTCCGAAGCGAGGAGCTCTTCCGTGCGCGTCACGCCGAGGGCGTCGAACAGTTCCGGGCCGATCTTGTTCTGTCCCCCTTCGCCGCGCGTCAGCGTCACCAGGCCGACGCGAACTCCGCGCCCGCGGGCCAGGAGCGTGAGGAGGCCGCCGTCCTCGTCGTCCGGATGCGCGGTCACCTGGAGGAACGACGCCGTCGTCGAGGCTTCGAGGAGCGAGCGCTTGAGCGCGGCGGCGCCGTGGTCGGCCGGGGGATCGGGAGTCTGCGCGAAGAGCCTCGCGGAGGAGGCGAAGAAGAAGAAGAGGAGGAGAAACCCGAACGTCCGTTTCACGTAATATCCCCCCGGGCGAGGAAGCTATACGAAAGAGGATCGATAAGGAAATCGGCGGCGCGGCTCCCTCCGCGGCCGAATCTCCCGCGATGGCATCCGTTTCCGCGACCGCCCTGCCGGTTCCGACGGGATGGCGGAAGACCTTCCGCGCGTTCTCGTATCGAGACTACCGGATGCTGTGGTCCGGATCGTTCACGTCCTCGTGCGGGACCTGGATGCAGGAGGTCGCGCAGAACTGGCTGATCTTCGACATGACCGGTTCGGCCTTCTGGCTCGGTCTCGACGCGTTCCTCGGCGACGCGCCGTTCATCCTCTTCTCCCTCCTCGGCGGCGTCGTCGCCGACCGTTACGACCGGCGAAAGATCCTGCTCGGCTCCCAGGTCGTCCAGCTGACGAACGCGTTCGCGCTGGCGGCGCTCGTCTTCTCCGGGCGTGTGCACATCTGGCACATCCTCCTGCTCTCCTTCCTGACCGGCGTGGCGCAGTCGTTCGGCGGCCCGGCGTACCAGGCCCTCGTGCCGACCCTCGTCGAGAAGGAGGACGTTCCGAACGCCGTTTCCCTGCAATCCACGCAGTTCAACCTCGCTCGCGTCGTCGGGCCGCTGGTCGCGGCGGTCGCGTTCGCGAAGTTCGGGGCGGCGGCGTGCTTCGGGCTGAACGGCCTCTCGTTCTTCGTCGTGATCGCGGCGCTCCTCCTGATCCGCAACCGGTTCGTCCGCCGGGCGGGGGCGCATCCGCCGGTGATGCAGAGCCTGCGCGAGAGCCT carries:
- a CDS encoding APC family permease, which produces MTELRREIGLWRGVALNMIDMVGIGPFITIPLILSAMGGGRAMLAWLLGALLAISDGLVTAELAAELPASGGTYVFLREAYGAHRWGRLLSFLFLFQILISAPLSMASGAIGFAKYLVYLFPSISWPTPAIAALACAALTILLLRRIGTLGKLSILLWAGVLATVGVIIAAGLPHLRLSAFAFWRAPRLDGAAGYAGLLTALVFAVYDYLGYYNICYLGDEIHDPTRTIPRVIVISILAIFVLYILMNACLVSVLPMRTAMASEHVFSDYLGVLLGVRAARAVTLLILWTGLASVFSLILGYSRILWAAGRDRNFFALFGRLHPTGAFPWVAVLWLGATGTIFCLLPLPTVIRSIVTIRAIIPFFMQVLAAIILRVREPRRPRPFRMWLYPLPAAVALILWGYIVVSPEKGFKPEGAAVMAAGLGFFLVRAFARKQWPFARRASA
- a CDS encoding PIG-L family deacetylase, with the translated sequence MKRTFGFLLLFFFFASSARLFAQTPDPPADHGAAALKRSLLEASTTASFLQVTAHPDDEDGGLLTLLARGRGVRVGLVTLTRGEGGQNKIGPELFDALGVTRTEELLASDRYYGVSQFFTRAVDYGFSKTLAEALSKWRFAEADGGPVVADLVRVIRRFRPDVLVARFSGTRRDGHAHHEASSILARRAFEEAGDPSKFPEQIREGLAPWKPKKLYVGIIRANEDWTVTEDVGAYDPLLGASYAQLAWQGLSHQRTQGVGQVHPDPGSRPVYYRRIDGTPAAAVLDTAGRVELPYHDGRAPAEKGFFDGIDTSLTAIADRLGPEEAKAPFLRPGLVSLSRAIGAAAAAFDAARPDRCAEPVGRALSEVEALLAKLDAAAIAPPAGREARFLLEIKRDQLRAALNLSLSLAILARVEPEKEPGSPFPGFRFAVETARVAVPGGTYSISVSLSNRSSEGLKILGAEIASPPGWRVETVAAAPGDAPAGATARALFRVSVAPDASFTAPFWHRDSVEDPVYRVDDPAKIGDPLPAFPLRARVRYSCAGIQNTIETDVETRTIDPLRGEIARRLAVLPALSIRTNPPLAVVPLSRVGKEAVPIEIEVANNAAGARQGAVSLEAPPGWPTPAAQPFSLSPDVRSATVRFSLGVPAGARPGIYRVRAAADGERATLDFIEHPDIGPFYFVKPAETRVEVLDLAVPAGLSIGYVRGAEDSIPEFLQQLGIRVHLLSPEDLEKGNLSAYPTIVTGPRAYDVRDDLRRANGRLLAWVRAGGRLVVQYNSNTRAFNAGDFFPHPAKFPDENQRVTVEDSPVEILSPDDPIWNRPNRITLRDFDGWVQERGLYFLGEWSPEWKPLLSMHDPGDPPLRGGLVTTALGKGTYVFTAESWFRELPEGVPGAIRIFVNLITPATAR
- a CDS encoding MFS transporter, producing the protein MASVSATALPVPTGWRKTFRAFSYRDYRMLWSGSFTSSCGTWMQEVAQNWLIFDMTGSAFWLGLDAFLGDAPFILFSLLGGVVADRYDRRKILLGSQVVQLTNAFALAALVFSGRVHIWHILLLSFLTGVAQSFGGPAYQALVPTLVEKEDVPNAVSLQSTQFNLARVVGPLVAAVAFAKFGAAACFGLNGLSFFVVIAALLLIRNRFVRRAGAHPPVMQSLRESLSFISRTPAMKALILLAFAGSFFAFPLLTFLPVFAKDIFARDVRAYGRFLTFFGIGAVLGAVAAARLAHSSRKGVRAVGSQVVFAAIIVAFALSRNFALSCALLFLGGAALSVVFTMLMSLVQTIVSDDMRGRVGSVYMLAFRGAIPLGNVVAGAVAARTSVTAVLAVNGVLLAAVGAAVLAVRKADLAAA